In the Arachis ipaensis cultivar K30076 chromosome B10, Araip1.1, whole genome shotgun sequence genome, one interval contains:
- the LOC107621118 gene encoding uncharacterized protein LOC107621118: MSDRVLLKMYYFGQILLQTSEGVTFVCENPLDLVIPFTISFEELKGVICEKIHSERARRISCILYRNPIQVFGGFVQFQTKYVTDEASMQDMFSMYIEHRSQLSFIELYVEFEQFEADRNILREDYNSDSEEEFESNYEVVGPDGDEVQGDGAMAPDVSDVATALANDVPYIILKIPFLADGEFAVGMEFSSREAVIKAIKEYTIRRSVDYRVYESEPLTFYAKCTQYGSRCDWLIRVSMISRKYCWVIRRYNGSHTCTRATISQDHSKLDSTTIAEAIKPLVEADPALKVKSVIAEVQSKFNYTPSAVVHFETMPAYQGDDLVTDIRVLHRVFWSYYPCIRAFRHCKPVVQVDGTHLYEKYKGCLLVAVSQDGNNNIVPIAFAIVEGETSDAWHIFLSNLRQHVVTRDGVGLISDRHESINAAVERSNGAWSPPRAFHMFCIRHIESNFLRKFKVPYLQKLVVNIGYSRTVWEYEVRYQRLRERGEAYTDWLNRIPWEQYALAFDGGYRWGHMTTNLVECINSVLKGARNLPVTALVKVTFYRLNELFTRKRAKAEARINAGHVFSNVVTSKLHANQLASGNIQVSCFDRQNEVFEVREMPSGLEFAVDLRGLRCDCGEFQVDRIPCRHVFACCANQRLDWQVYVHDVYKMDQVRRVYRARFRPLGNPTTWPAYNGPRFIPNPFLRRVGKGRPKMTRFLNEMDTRMLRRPRRCTICGAEGHSRGRCHQQGGANAN; the protein is encoded by the exons ATGAGTGATAGAGTGTTATTGAAGatgtattattttggtcagattttgttacaaacatctGAAGGAGTAACATTTGTTTGTGAAAATCCGTTAGATTTGGTGATTCCTTTTACAATCTCATTTGAGGAGCTCAAAGGTGTGATCTGTGAGAAGATTCATTCTGAGAGGGCAAGAAGGATATCATGTATTCTATACAGAAATCCTATTCAAGTGTTTGGTGGATTCGTccagtttcaaaccaaatatgtaacggacgaagcgagcatgcaagatATGTTTTCCATGTATATTGAACATCGGAGTCAACTCTCGTTcatcgagttgtatgttgagtttgagcaATTTGAGGCCGATCGGAATATTCTACGGGAGGATtacaatagtgacagtgaagaagagttcgaaagcaaCTACGAAGTTGTTGGTCCAGATGGAGATGAGGTTCAAGGTGACGGAGCTATGGCTCCGGATGTGTCTGATGTGGCAACTGCACTGGCAAACGATGtgcc GTACATAATTCTCA AAATTCCTTTTCTTGCAGATGGTGAATTTGCCGTTGGGATGGAATTCAGTTCAAGGGAAGCTGTTATTAAAGCGATAAAAGAGTATACTATACGAAGAAGCGTAGATTACcgggtgtatgagtctgagccgttGACATTTTATGCGAAGTGTACACAGTATGGGTCTAGGTGTGATTGGCTTATCCGGGTTAGCATGATCAGCCGGAAGTACTGTTGGGTTATAAGGAGGTATAATGGCAGTCACACATGTACCAGAGCCACAATTTCTCAGGATCATTCAAAGCTGGATTCGACTACGATTGCAGAAGCAATTAAGCCGTTGGTTGAGGCTGACCCCGCCTTAAAGGTAAAATCAGTTATAGCAGAGGTGCAATCGAAGTTCAACTACACT CCGTCGGCTGTTGTTcattttgagactatgcctgCATACCAAGGCGATGACTTGGTGACTGATATTCGGGTATTGCATCGTGTCTTTTGGAGTTATTACCCCTGCATTAGAGCTTTCAGACATTGTAAGCCAGTTGTCCAGGTGGATGGGACTCACTTGTACGAAAAGTACAAGGGTTGTCTACTAGTGGCAGTGTCACAGGATGGTAACAACAATATCGTACCAATTGCGTTTGCAATTGTGGAGGGAGAGACTTCAGATGCGTGGCACATTTTTCTGAGTAACCTTCGTCAGCATGTTGTCACTCGGGATGGTGTGGGACTGATATCCGACCGTCACGAATCCATAAATGCAGCTGTGGAAAGGAGTAATGGGGCTTGGTCACCTCCGAGAGCCTTTCATATGTTTTGCATCAGGCATATAGAGTCGAATTTTCTGAGAAAATTTAAGGTGCCGTACTTGCAGAAACTGGTCGTCAACATAG GATATTCGAGGACGGTGTGGGAGTACGAGGTGCGTTACCAACGTTTACGAGAACGGGGGGAAGCCTACACTGACTGGTTAAACCGAATCCCCTGGGAACAGTACGCGTTGGCATTTGATGGTGGATATCGATGGGGTCATATGACAACAAATCTTGTGGAATGCATCAATTCAGTCTTGAAGGGCGCACGCAATCTCCCCGTGACTGCCCTTGTGAAGGTAACATTCTACAGGCTGAACGAGTTGTTTACCCGAAAAAGAGCGAAAGCAGAAGCCCGGATTAATGCTGGCCATGTGTTTTCTAATGTCGTGACCTCGAAGTTGCATGCAAACCAACTTGCATCAGGAAACATTCAGGTTAGTTGCTTTGACCGGCAGAATGAGGTCTTTGAGGTGCGTGAGATGCCAAGTGGACTGGAGTTTGCAGTAGACCTACGTGGCCTTCGATGTGACTGTGGTGAGTTTCAGGTGGACCGGATCCCCTGTCGACATGTGTTTGCATGTTGTGCCAACCAGCGACTGGATTGGCAAGTGTATGTTCATGATGTGTATAAGATGGACCAAGTTAGGCGGGTGTACCGAGCAAGGTTTAGGCCACTAGGTAACCCCACTACATGGCCTGCTTACAACGGACCTCGGTTCATCCCAAATCCGTTCCTGAGACGCGTCGGGAAAGGTCGGCCGAAAATGACgcgcttcttgaatgagatggacacgcGAATGTTACGTCGGCCTAGGCGATGTACGATATGTGGAGCTGAGGGACACAGTCGTGGCAGATGCCATCAGCAGGGTGGTGCAAATGCCAACTGA
- the LOC107621119 gene encoding serine/threonine-protein phosphatase 7 long form homolog — protein sequence MAKRNKIKDVDRSELHIMHYLSLPDYKLRMLTCDHPILPDRYNDWVEDHLRVTGFYHASQIGVVQNQKALVNALIERWHPNTHTFHLPIGECAVTLEDVALILGLPMDGLPVTGMTMSSFSALEAECLLQFGVAPRKSECRGCCIKLTWLRELKENIQLTDELSIQRYVKCHIMLLIGTILFGDKSGAGVHWKFLPLLRDFASIGHYSWGSACLAHLYRGLCRASRYNCKEIDGPITLLLGWAWIRLPYLSPLPREPHSFPLANRWRNWERGDRRYRYLNLAHFRKAFDELQEGHVCFN from the exons atggcaaaaagaaataaaattaaagatgttGATCGGTCTGAACTTCACATTATGCACTATCTCAGTTTGCCAGATTAT aaattaagaatgttgACCTGTGACCATCCAATTCTGCCGGATCGGTACAACGATTGGGTGGAGGACCATTTACGAGTCACTGGATTCTATCATGCATCTCAAATTGGTGTCGTACAAAATCAGAAAGCACTCGTGAATGCTCTAATAGAACGGTGGCACCCAAATACACATACGTTTCACCTTCCAATTGGTGAGTGTGCCGTAACTCTTGAAGACGTGGCTCTAATTCTTGGTCTCCCGATGGATGGTCTTCCAGTTACTGGGATGACAATGAGTAGTTTCTCAGCGTTGGAGGCAGAATGTTTGCTTCAATTTGGCGTGGCACCGCGTAAGTCGGAGTGTAGAGGATGCTGCATCAAACTGACTTGGCTTCGGGAACTAAAAGAAAATATTCAGTTGACTGATGAATTAAGTATACAGAGGTATGTGAAGTGCCATATTATGTTGCTCATCGGGACTATCTTGTTTGGGGATAAATCTGGAGCAGGTGTGCACTGGAAGTTTCTTCCCTTGCTTCGTGATTTTGCTAGTATTGGACACTATAGCTGGGGTTCGGCATGCCTAGCACACCTCTACAGGGGGTTATGCAGGGCATCTCGTTATAACTGTAAGGAAATAGATGGTCCAATAACACTTCTGCTCGGTTGGGCTTGGATCCGACTTCCATATCTATCCCCGCTCCCCAGAGAACCCCACAGTTTTCCACTAGCCAACAG GTGGCGTAACTGGGAGCGTGGTGACCGAAGATATAGATATTTGAATCTAGCTCACTTTAGGAAGGCCTTTGATGAACTGCAGGAAGGCCACGTGTGTTTTAATTAA